One genomic region from Rothia dentocariosa ATCC 17931 encodes:
- the trpD gene encoding anthranilate phosphoribosyltransferase yields MDITAHESLTWKYILNQLISGQDLGSRHVDWAMDEIMTGSTPEPILASFLTSLHMKGETSEELGALARGMLAKAETIDLDVHAVDIVGTGGDQQNTVNISTMAALVIAGTGATVVKHGNRASTSKSGSADVLEALGIQLDMPIKSVAACARQVGITFLFAMTFHPSMRFVGPTRKMLGIPTAFNYLGPMTNPARVSSSAIGVANPQMVEKMAWVFANRGDHALIFRGDDGLDELTIATTSQIWEASGGILQKYVFNPEGYGIERSSLDNLRGGDAEYNASVFRAVLAGEGESAKDSLHAIRNAVLINAAAGLIAYRKNDGRSFEERYTEALADARQSIDTGAAAQVLNAWVEFSHLVVETPSP; encoded by the coding sequence ATGGATATAACTGCACATGAGTCATTAACCTGGAAATACATTTTGAATCAGCTCATCTCTGGGCAGGATCTCGGTTCTCGTCATGTGGACTGGGCTATGGATGAAATTATGACTGGTTCAACGCCTGAACCTATACTTGCTTCCTTCCTGACATCGCTCCACATGAAGGGGGAGACCTCTGAAGAGTTAGGCGCCCTTGCGCGAGGAATGCTTGCAAAAGCTGAAACTATTGATCTTGACGTACACGCGGTTGATATTGTAGGCACTGGCGGAGATCAGCAGAATACCGTCAATATATCCACCATGGCAGCCTTGGTTATTGCTGGTACAGGTGCGACAGTTGTTAAACATGGTAACCGAGCGTCAACCTCTAAATCAGGGTCGGCAGATGTCTTGGAGGCGCTAGGTATTCAGCTAGATATGCCGATTAAGTCTGTTGCCGCGTGCGCTCGGCAGGTAGGGATCACCTTTCTATTTGCAATGACTTTTCATCCCTCCATGCGGTTCGTAGGGCCGACTCGAAAAATGTTAGGTATACCAACGGCTTTTAACTACCTAGGACCCATGACAAACCCTGCGCGAGTGTCATCATCTGCAATTGGGGTAGCTAATCCGCAGATGGTAGAAAAGATGGCTTGGGTTTTCGCGAATCGAGGTGACCATGCCCTTATATTCCGGGGGGATGATGGGCTTGATGAATTGACAATTGCTACAACTTCCCAGATCTGGGAAGCAAGTGGGGGTATTCTTCAGAAATATGTCTTTAATCCCGAAGGCTATGGGATTGAGCGTTCTTCATTAGATAACCTGCGAGGAGGAGACGCTGAGTATAACGCCAGTGTGTTTCGCGCAGTATTAGCTGGGGAGGGCGAGTCGGCAAAAGACTCGTTGCATGCAATTCGCAATGCAGTTCTTATTAATGCGGCGGCCGGTCTGATAGCTTACCGAAAAAACGACGGCAGGAGTTTTGAGGAACGGTACACAGAAGCCTTGGCGGATGCACGCCAATCTATTGATACTGGGGCAGCAGCTCAAGTTTTGAACGCCTGGGTGGAGTTTAGCCACCTGGTGGTAGAAACGCCGAGTCCGTAA
- a CDS encoding NfeD family protein encodes MDWLFDSPWTFWLILALLFAIIEMLSLDLFFLMLSLSALITSAISPFIEHFFARGIVFAVLCILFVLILRPPLLKRLNRSAGNTVTNAKALRGKTVLVTEDVTAESGLVRLEGEIWTARTSGAPIPSGSYAQVETINGATAFVYPHVSTLPEGSAVTPEAE; translated from the coding sequence ATGGATTGGCTCTTTGACAGCCCATGGACATTTTGGCTGATACTAGCTTTGCTCTTTGCGATAATTGAGATGCTGTCTCTCGATCTCTTTTTCTTGATGCTTTCCCTATCTGCCCTCATCACATCGGCTATTTCACCATTTATCGAACATTTCTTCGCTCGAGGAATAGTTTTCGCGGTTTTGTGCATCCTGTTTGTGCTTATTCTACGTCCGCCTCTTCTGAAACGCCTCAACCGCTCTGCCGGAAATACTGTTACAAATGCCAAAGCTCTTCGGGGTAAAACTGTTCTTGTGACAGAGGATGTCACTGCTGAGTCTGGTTTAGTGCGTCTTGAAGGCGAAATTTGGACAGCACGTACTTCAGGAGCTCCTATCCCTTCCGGCTCCTACGCCCAGGTTGAAACTATTAACGGTGCTACAGCGTTTGTGTACCCGCATGTATCAACTTTGCCAGAAGGATCAGCTGTTACCCCTGAAGCTGAATAA
- a CDS encoding SPFH domain-containing protein, giving the protein MVPVILLVILFIFVLILLAKTIRVIPQGRAGIVERLGKFRTVLEPGLHMVVPIIDRVLPLIDVREQVVSFPSQSVITEDNLVVGIDTVVYFQVTSPKDATYEITNYIRAVDELTSATLRNVVGGLNLEQTLTSRDQINAELRGVLDATTGRWGLRVSRVDIKEIQPPHSIQDSMEKQMRAERDRRAAILTAEGQKQSDILTAEGESRAAILRAEAEKQAQILRAEGDAQSAILRADGEAEAVHKVFEAIHQSNPSQQLLTYQYLQTLPKLADGQANKLWFIPTELGDALRGLGNAFGNLPVSDINDGSTKAAYTKPDTFENPSQGYGFNS; this is encoded by the coding sequence ATGGTCCCAGTTATTCTTCTTGTGATTCTCTTCATTTTTGTTCTTATCTTGTTGGCTAAAACCATCCGGGTGATTCCTCAAGGTCGAGCAGGAATCGTTGAGCGTCTTGGTAAGTTCCGAACCGTGCTAGAACCCGGTTTGCATATGGTGGTACCGATTATTGACCGCGTGTTGCCTCTAATTGATGTCCGTGAGCAGGTTGTCTCGTTCCCCTCGCAGTCTGTGATTACCGAAGATAACCTTGTGGTTGGGATCGATACCGTTGTTTACTTTCAGGTAACAAGCCCCAAGGACGCAACCTATGAAATTACGAACTATATTCGTGCTGTTGACGAGCTTACTAGCGCGACCCTCCGTAACGTAGTTGGTGGTCTAAATCTTGAACAGACCTTGACCTCCCGCGATCAGATCAACGCGGAATTGCGTGGAGTTCTTGATGCTACAACCGGTCGTTGGGGACTACGAGTATCTCGTGTTGATATTAAAGAAATTCAGCCTCCACACTCTATCCAGGACTCAATGGAGAAGCAGATGCGTGCAGAGCGTGATCGTCGTGCTGCCATTCTGACGGCCGAAGGTCAGAAGCAGTCAGATATTCTGACGGCTGAAGGTGAATCTAGGGCTGCTATCCTTCGCGCGGAAGCTGAAAAACAGGCTCAGATTCTTCGAGCTGAAGGTGACGCTCAATCTGCAATCCTTCGAGCTGACGGTGAAGCTGAAGCTGTTCATAAGGTATTCGAAGCCATCCATCAATCTAACCCGAGCCAACAGCTACTCACCTATCAGTATCTGCAAACCTTGCCCAAACTTGCTGACGGCCAAGCTAATAAACTCTGGTTTATCCCCACAGAACTTGGCGATGCTCTACGAGGTCTTGGTAACGCATTCGGCAATTTGCCGGTATCGGACATAAACGATGGATCGACAAAAGCAGCGTATACAAAGCCTGATACTTTTGAGAACCCATCTCAAGGATATGGCTTCAATAGTTAA
- a CDS encoding RNA polymerase-binding protein RbpA yields the protein MSDRSLRGMRLGTQSMETESNVQPAPRQRVEYRTTDGDRVFVTFAAEAEIPQVWVAKTGKEAYLVNGESDAQNDDDKPARTHWDMLMERRSVEELEKTLEDRLEYYRSHYAL from the coding sequence GTGAGCGATCGTAGCCTGCGTGGTATGCGTCTTGGAACTCAATCTATGGAAACCGAGTCCAATGTACAGCCTGCACCCCGTCAACGTGTAGAGTACCGAACCACTGATGGTGACCGCGTATTTGTGACCTTTGCTGCTGAAGCTGAAATTCCACAGGTCTGGGTTGCTAAAACTGGCAAAGAAGCATATCTTGTCAACGGCGAGAGTGACGCCCAGAATGACGATGATAAGCCAGCTCGTACACACTGGGACATGCTAATGGAACGACGTAGCGTTGAAGAGTTAGAGAAGACTCTAGAAGATCGGTTGGAATACTACCGTTCTCATTATGCACTGTAG
- a CDS encoding APC family permease yields MSQNNQSHKLHKGQSLAKDSASNNPHGAIDTSAANKKGLSSGSVSLFGSIIIGISVVAPAYSLSGALGPVGAVAGEHMPAIFLVGFIPMLLVAIGYRELNAAMPDAGTTFTWTTKAFGPWVGWLGGWALLAATILVLSNLAGIAVDFFYLALSQVFSNPDLATLSSNTFINIGTFLALMGFGCYITYRGLDATQKIQTVFIIFQLVVLAIFAGVALYKAVTNTGFANLAPTLEWFNPFGIESFSAFSSGISLVFFIYWGWDAVLTMNEETEGEHTTSGHAAVGTILTVVLLYLLISVGTLAFAGTSSEGLGLGNSDNQENIFAVLSGPVLGSLGIIMSFAVLISALASLQSTAVSPARTLLAMGYYKALGPKFASISPKYQSPSYATIASCLIATLFYVLMRFISTSVLWDTISALSLMVCLYYGVTAFACVWYFRKVAFSSGFKSFVNKFLFPLLGGIMLLVFFIQTTYDSMDPHHGSGSEIGGVGLVFCLSVAILLLGICVMVYQRCLRPAFFKGEVPMEVEHMID; encoded by the coding sequence TTGTCTCAGAATAATCAATCCCACAAGTTACATAAAGGTCAGAGTCTAGCCAAAGATTCTGCATCAAATAACCCCCACGGTGCTATTGATACAAGCGCCGCTAACAAAAAGGGATTATCTTCCGGATCTGTATCTCTTTTTGGCTCCATTATTATTGGTATCTCTGTGGTAGCACCAGCATACTCATTATCGGGAGCCCTGGGTCCTGTAGGAGCTGTAGCAGGGGAGCACATGCCCGCGATCTTTCTCGTTGGGTTTATCCCTATGCTATTGGTGGCTATTGGCTACCGAGAGCTTAACGCTGCTATGCCGGATGCGGGAACAACATTCACTTGGACAACCAAAGCATTTGGTCCGTGGGTTGGTTGGCTCGGAGGCTGGGCATTATTAGCAGCTACCATCTTGGTTCTCTCAAACCTTGCAGGTATAGCTGTAGATTTCTTTTACCTGGCTTTGTCTCAGGTTTTTTCTAACCCGGATCTAGCGACTCTTTCAAGTAATACCTTTATCAATATCGGCACATTCTTAGCCTTGATGGGTTTCGGGTGTTACATCACATACCGCGGGCTGGATGCGACTCAGAAAATCCAAACTGTTTTCATTATTTTCCAGCTTGTCGTACTCGCTATTTTTGCGGGTGTCGCCCTCTATAAAGCGGTCACAAATACTGGGTTTGCTAACCTTGCTCCGACTCTTGAATGGTTTAACCCCTTCGGAATCGAGTCATTCTCAGCTTTCTCTTCCGGCATATCTCTTGTCTTCTTCATATATTGGGGTTGGGACGCTGTCCTCACCATGAATGAAGAAACAGAAGGCGAGCATACAACTAGCGGTCATGCAGCTGTTGGCACTATCCTCACAGTAGTTCTACTGTACCTGTTAATCTCTGTGGGCACTTTGGCATTTGCGGGTACGTCCTCAGAAGGTCTGGGTCTAGGAAACTCTGATAACCAGGAGAATATTTTTGCTGTTCTTTCGGGGCCTGTACTAGGTTCTCTCGGAATTATTATGTCTTTCGCAGTTCTTATTTCGGCCTTAGCCTCTTTACAATCCACGGCAGTTTCACCAGCTCGAACATTGCTAGCCATGGGATATTACAAGGCACTCGGGCCTAAGTTTGCGAGTATTAGCCCAAAGTACCAATCACCTAGTTATGCGACCATCGCTTCCTGTCTGATTGCTACCTTGTTCTACGTTCTTATGCGTTTTATTTCAACCTCTGTGCTTTGGGATACTATCTCCGCTTTGAGCTTGATGGTCTGTTTATACTACGGCGTGACGGCATTTGCCTGTGTATGGTATTTTCGGAAGGTGGCCTTCTCATCAGGCTTTAAATCATTTGTGAACAAGTTTTTGTTTCCCCTTTTGGGAGGCATTATGCTTCTTGTTTTCTTCATCCAGACGACCTATGATTCCATGGATCCCCATCATGGCTCGGGGTCTGAAATTGGGGGAGTCGGGCTAGTTTTCTGCTTAAGTGTCGCGATTCTTCTCTTAGGAATTTGCGTTATGGTGTATCAACGTTGCCTCCGTCCTGCCTTCTTCAAAGGCGAGGTCCCGATGGAGGTAGAGCATATGATTGACTAG
- the gabT gene encoding 4-aminobutyrate--2-oxoglutarate transaminase, with protein sequence MLRFPLKGSLMVEMYRLPQEIKLTGEFPGPSSRALAHRRSQAVPASVASGLPVYAADADGGVIIDVDGNSLADLGAGIAVTTVGASAPKVVQAVQESVTHFTHTCFMVTPYEGYIAVSEKLNELIPGRFEKRSVLFNSGAEAVENAVKIARAATGRNAVVVFDHAYHGRTNLTMALTAKVAPYKKGFGPFAPEIYRAPMSYPYRDDQSMDGKEAAQRTINMIEKQIGSEYVAAILIEPIQGEGGFIVPADGFLPTLVAWAREKGIVFIADEVQTGFCRTGKWFASEYEGIEPDLVTTAKGIAGGMPLSAVTGRAELFDKVQPGGLGGTYGGNPVSCAAALAAIETMQDLDLNARALHIEKLVTAALAPLVDELDIVGDFRGRGAMLALEFVADSISKAPHPTAAKDIAAYCQQRGVLILTCGTYGNIIRLLPPLTISDELLKQSMNILIEGIRSVS encoded by the coding sequence ATGCTACGTTTTCCTTTGAAAGGTAGTCTCATGGTAGAGATGTATCGTCTTCCTCAAGAGATAAAACTTACTGGAGAGTTTCCCGGCCCCTCATCACGTGCTCTTGCACATCGTCGCTCACAAGCTGTTCCTGCATCTGTCGCTTCGGGGCTCCCAGTTTACGCGGCTGATGCAGACGGTGGCGTCATTATTGATGTTGATGGTAACTCGTTGGCTGATTTGGGAGCGGGTATCGCAGTCACAACTGTTGGTGCATCAGCTCCCAAGGTGGTACAAGCAGTTCAAGAATCGGTCACACACTTCACCCACACCTGTTTTATGGTTACTCCTTATGAGGGGTATATCGCAGTTTCTGAAAAACTAAACGAGCTAATACCCGGACGCTTTGAGAAACGCTCAGTACTTTTCAACTCTGGTGCGGAGGCAGTTGAAAATGCTGTAAAAATTGCTCGTGCAGCTACCGGTCGCAATGCCGTAGTTGTTTTTGATCATGCCTACCATGGGCGAACCAATTTAACAATGGCGTTGACTGCAAAAGTAGCACCATATAAGAAAGGCTTCGGTCCTTTTGCTCCTGAAATCTATCGTGCTCCTATGAGCTACCCTTACCGGGACGATCAGAGCATGGATGGTAAAGAGGCAGCTCAACGCACCATCAACATGATCGAGAAGCAAATTGGTTCAGAATATGTAGCCGCAATTCTCATCGAGCCTATCCAGGGTGAAGGAGGGTTCATTGTTCCCGCCGATGGTTTCTTACCAACGCTGGTTGCATGGGCACGCGAAAAAGGTATCGTCTTTATTGCTGATGAAGTACAAACTGGTTTCTGCCGCACTGGCAAATGGTTTGCGAGTGAGTACGAGGGCATTGAACCCGATTTGGTCACCACTGCTAAGGGCATTGCTGGTGGTATGCCGCTTTCAGCCGTCACTGGTCGGGCAGAGCTTTTTGATAAAGTTCAACCAGGAGGATTAGGCGGAACATACGGTGGTAATCCTGTATCTTGTGCGGCTGCTCTTGCGGCTATTGAAACTATGCAGGATCTTGATTTGAACGCACGAGCCCTGCATATTGAGAAACTGGTGACAGCAGCGTTAGCCCCGCTTGTTGATGAGCTAGACATCGTAGGGGATTTCCGCGGACGCGGTGCTATGCTCGCACTGGAGTTCGTAGCAGACTCTATCTCTAAAGCCCCGCATCCCACGGCGGCCAAGGATATCGCTGCTTACTGTCAGCAACGAGGAGTACTTATTCTTACTTGTGGTACTTACGGCAACATTATTCGTCTGCTTCCTCCGCTTACTATCAGTGACGAGCTCCTAAAACAGTCAATGAATATTCTTATCGAAGGTATTCGAAGCGTTTCATAA
- a CDS encoding gamma-aminobutyraldehyde dehydrogenase — translation MKRLKNFINGKFVDSTSDEVLDIVYPVTGEVIAQAPISTDDDVNTAMHAAQDAFKTWKHTTPSDRQLLLLKLADALEENVDVLVEAQHRNTGQPRELIRDEEVLVGANQLRFFAGAARTLEGKAATEYMEGHTSYVRREPIGVVAQVTPWNYPLMMALWKLGPALAAGNTVVLKPSDTTPESTLELARLIGEIYPAGVVNVVLGTGETGEAMVGHPAPAMVSITGSVRAGQAVATGAAAGLKRSHLELGGKAPAVVFADADLPRTARMLADFGYFNAGQDCTAVTRVLVQDSIYDKFRDLLVAAAKDTATGHEDDSKNFYGPLNNINHFKTVMNKLNSLPEHVTVETGGKQCGTRGFFVEPTVLSGVNQDDAVVQEETFGPVLTLQKFTTEAEAVELANDVNYALASSVWTSNHGTAMRVSRDLDFGAVWINTHVLLTAEMPHGGFKYSGYGKDLSLYSVEEYTRVKHVMSDLSA, via the coding sequence ATGAAGCGCTTGAAGAATTTCATCAACGGCAAGTTCGTCGATTCCACCTCTGATGAGGTACTCGACATCGTATACCCCGTAACCGGCGAAGTCATAGCACAAGCACCAATATCCACTGACGACGACGTCAACACCGCCATGCATGCGGCTCAAGACGCATTCAAAACGTGGAAGCATACGACCCCTTCAGATCGCCAGCTACTTCTCCTCAAACTCGCAGACGCGCTCGAAGAAAACGTCGACGTACTCGTTGAAGCCCAACACCGCAACACCGGACAGCCCCGAGAACTCATCCGTGACGAAGAAGTCCTCGTCGGCGCCAACCAGCTACGTTTCTTCGCAGGGGCAGCACGCACCCTAGAAGGAAAAGCAGCAACCGAATACATGGAAGGACATACCTCATACGTACGGCGCGAGCCCATCGGCGTCGTCGCCCAAGTAACCCCCTGGAACTATCCCCTCATGATGGCATTATGGAAGTTGGGTCCCGCGCTCGCTGCCGGGAATACTGTAGTTCTCAAGCCATCTGACACCACACCAGAATCCACCCTCGAGTTGGCAAGGCTTATAGGGGAAATATACCCTGCCGGTGTTGTCAACGTTGTGCTGGGGACCGGTGAAACTGGTGAAGCTATGGTAGGGCACCCGGCCCCTGCCATGGTTTCTATTACCGGATCAGTACGCGCAGGTCAGGCAGTTGCTACCGGCGCTGCAGCTGGTCTGAAACGTTCTCATTTGGAGCTTGGCGGTAAAGCGCCAGCAGTTGTTTTTGCAGACGCGGATTTGCCTCGTACTGCGCGCATGCTCGCAGACTTCGGTTATTTCAATGCTGGCCAGGACTGTACAGCAGTCACTCGCGTACTCGTTCAAGACAGCATTTACGACAAGTTCCGAGATCTGCTGGTAGCTGCCGCAAAAGATACAGCTACTGGGCACGAAGACGATTCAAAGAACTTCTACGGTCCGTTGAACAACATCAATCACTTTAAGACCGTCATGAATAAGCTCAACAGCCTCCCTGAACATGTCACAGTTGAAACCGGTGGCAAACAGTGCGGCACCCGTGGCTTTTTTGTGGAACCTACGGTGCTGAGCGGAGTCAATCAAGACGATGCCGTTGTCCAGGAAGAGACCTTCGGACCAGTTCTTACGCTCCAAAAATTTACTACAGAGGCGGAAGCAGTTGAGCTTGCTAACGATGTAAATTATGCGTTGGCGTCATCAGTTTGGACGTCAAATCATGGTACTGCTATGCGAGTTTCTCGCGATCTTGATTTCGGAGCAGTTTGGATTAATACACACGTACTTCTGACTGCTGAAATGCCTCATGGCGGATTCAAATACTCGGGTTACGGTAAGGATCTTTCCCTGTATTCCGTTGAAGAATACACACGTGTTAAACACGTCATGAGTGATTTGAGCGCATAA
- a CDS encoding NAD-dependent succinate-semialdehyde dehydrogenase — MEQHLQELINKIPTGLLIGDTWREGSAGETFDVLNPATEEKLTALASATPEDAIAALDAACQVQDQWAHTPPRERAEILRRAYDLITDRSEEFATLMTLEMGKPLAESRGEVVYGAEFLRWFSEETVRDYGRYQPTPEGKNQILVKHKPVGPCLLITPWNFPLAMATRKAGAAIAAGCTMILKPARLTPLTAQYFAQTMLDAGLPAGVLNVVASATASAVSDSLLADSRLRKLSFTGSTPVGKALLKSAAQNVLRTSMELGGNAPFIVFEDANIDEAVEGAMGAKMRNMGEACTAANRFLVHESRAEEFSTKLATKIANLKTGNGLNPDTTCGPLIEQKAVDSIHELVQDALDRGAQALVGGYPQNGPGYFYQPTVLINVPHDARVIQEEIFGPVAPIITFSTEEEAIQLANNTEYGLASYVYTTDTSRALRTLDRLEVGMTGLNIGIMSNAAAPFGGVKHSGLGREGAAEGIAEYTYTQYIGIKDPYAS, encoded by the coding sequence ACATCTTCAAGAACTCATTAACAAAATACCCACTGGGCTACTCATCGGCGACACTTGGCGTGAAGGATCCGCAGGGGAGACGTTCGATGTCCTCAACCCAGCGACCGAAGAAAAGCTCACGGCCTTAGCCTCAGCAACACCTGAAGACGCAATAGCAGCCCTAGACGCAGCATGCCAGGTTCAAGACCAATGGGCACACACGCCGCCGCGTGAACGTGCAGAAATACTACGACGGGCATACGACCTCATCACCGATCGCTCCGAAGAATTCGCCACCCTCATGACCCTCGAAATGGGAAAACCCCTCGCAGAATCACGAGGAGAAGTAGTCTACGGAGCCGAATTCTTACGATGGTTCTCCGAAGAAACCGTACGCGACTACGGACGCTACCAGCCCACGCCCGAAGGTAAAAACCAAATACTGGTAAAGCATAAACCTGTAGGACCATGCCTACTCATCACCCCATGGAACTTCCCACTAGCCATGGCAACACGCAAAGCCGGAGCTGCAATAGCAGCAGGATGTACAATGATCCTCAAACCTGCACGGCTCACACCCCTAACCGCGCAATACTTCGCACAAACCATGCTCGACGCAGGGCTACCAGCAGGAGTACTCAACGTAGTTGCATCAGCAACTGCATCAGCCGTCTCAGATTCTCTCCTTGCAGACTCACGCCTGCGCAAACTCTCATTCACCGGCTCCACCCCCGTTGGCAAAGCCCTTCTAAAATCAGCCGCGCAAAATGTCCTACGCACCTCCATGGAGCTCGGCGGAAACGCCCCCTTCATCGTCTTCGAAGACGCAAATATCGACGAAGCCGTTGAAGGCGCCATGGGAGCAAAAATGCGCAACATGGGCGAAGCCTGCACCGCCGCAAACCGATTCCTAGTCCACGAATCCCGTGCCGAAGAATTTTCCACCAAACTAGCGACAAAAATCGCAAATCTCAAAACCGGCAACGGTCTAAACCCAGACACCACCTGTGGCCCCCTCATAGAACAAAAAGCAGTAGATTCCATCCACGAACTTGTACAAGATGCTCTCGACCGAGGTGCCCAAGCTCTGGTCGGCGGTTATCCCCAAAACGGTCCCGGATACTTCTACCAACCCACAGTCCTCATCAACGTTCCTCACGATGCACGCGTCATCCAAGAAGAAATCTTTGGCCCTGTAGCACCCATCATCACCTTTTCTACCGAAGAAGAAGCAATCCAACTTGCCAACAACACAGAATACGGGCTAGCATCCTACGTCTACACAACAGATACATCCCGCGCCCTGCGAACACTAGACCGCCTAGAAGTCGGCATGACAGGCCTCAACATCGGCATCATGTCAAACGCCGCAGCCCCATTCGGAGGCGTTAAACACTCCGGACTAGGACGGGAAGGAGCCGCCGAAGGCATCGCCGAATACACCTACACACAATACATCGGCATCAAAGACCCCTACGCCAGCTAA